A stretch of the Streptosporangium sp. NBC_01755 genome encodes the following:
- a CDS encoding nuclear transport factor 2 family protein, which produces MTDDALHDHAIDAFIAATNADDPARRATLLSRALTGDVVFWGPLGRGIGRKAVEDFITEVVRGHPSGPCRMVRTTRVDAPGEWARFGWRYEDASGRSLLTGMDVVHVTVEGDIDEIVIFADSQE; this is translated from the coding sequence GTGACGGATGACGCCCTTCATGATCACGCCATTGACGCCTTCATCGCGGCGACCAATGCCGATGATCCGGCGCGGCGGGCCACGCTGCTGAGCCGCGCCCTTACCGGCGACGTCGTCTTCTGGGGTCCGCTGGGCCGAGGGATCGGGCGCAAGGCGGTCGAGGACTTCATCACCGAGGTGGTGCGGGGGCACCCGTCGGGTCCCTGCCGGATGGTCCGTACGACCCGGGTGGACGCACCGGGAGAGTGGGCCCGTTTCGGGTGGCGCTACGAGGACGCCTCAGGCCGGAGCCTGCTGACCGGGATGGACGTGGTGCACGTCACCGTCGAGGGCGACATCGACGAGATAGTCATCTTCGCCGACTCTCAGGAGTGA
- a CDS encoding ABC transporter permease, whose product MRSRLTSGVVGLAVVAFLAALWEGYKALGQATGDRLLGIPFPVATDDLSMPHVGTILGALVEPARRGNPTSLGVYLLGEASVTLREAAYGLVAGSLLGLALAIVFLHIPPVSRGLMPWLIASQTIPLVAIAPMIVIWGGKAGLPPWVAVTGIAAYLAFFPVTINALRGLKSPPKVQTEFMRSVGAGRLQFLFWLRLPAALPYVFAGLRLAATASVVGAIVGELSAGTGRGIGRAILTFAYYYSNGPEKLYAAVLVAAVAGIVFVQFLSWIERFALRNRHTR is encoded by the coding sequence TTGAGATCCCGACTCACAAGCGGGGTGGTCGGCCTTGCCGTTGTGGCCTTCCTGGCCGCGCTCTGGGAGGGCTACAAGGCGCTGGGCCAGGCGACAGGCGATCGACTGCTCGGAATACCATTCCCAGTCGCGACCGACGATCTGTCCATGCCACACGTCGGCACGATCCTAGGCGCGCTGGTGGAACCCGCCCGGCGCGGGAACCCGACCAGCCTGGGCGTGTACCTGCTCGGGGAAGCCTCCGTGACGCTGCGTGAAGCCGCCTACGGCCTGGTGGCCGGATCGCTCCTCGGGCTGGCGCTCGCCATCGTCTTCCTCCACATCCCGCCGGTCTCGCGTGGCCTCATGCCGTGGCTGATCGCCTCGCAGACCATTCCGCTGGTCGCCATCGCCCCGATGATCGTCATCTGGGGCGGCAAGGCGGGACTGCCACCGTGGGTCGCGGTCACCGGCATCGCGGCGTACCTGGCGTTCTTTCCCGTGACGATCAACGCGTTGCGAGGACTCAAGTCACCGCCGAAGGTGCAGACGGAGTTCATGCGCAGCGTGGGCGCCGGGAGGCTCCAGTTCCTGTTCTGGCTCCGCCTGCCCGCGGCGCTGCCGTACGTCTTCGCGGGGCTACGACTCGCCGCCACGGCCAGTGTCGTCGGCGCCATCGTGGGCGAGTTGTCGGCCGGCACGGGACGAGGAATCGGCCGAGCCATCCTCACCTTCGCCTACTACTACTCGAACGGCCCCGAGAAGCTGTACGCCGCCGTCCTTGTCGCGGCCGTCGCGGGGATCGTGTTCGTCCAGTTCCTCAGCTGGATCGAGCGATTCGCCCTCCGCAACCGGCACACCCGATGA
- a CDS encoding ABC transporter ATP-binding protein — MPESAIISVSGVTKQFNSGTDRSVTALTDIDLSIAEGEFVSLLGPSGCGKSTLLRILADLTQPTSGSVSLNGKTPDTARRDRDYGMVFQQAGLFDWRNVQRNVELPLQVAGVAKRTRRAKATSMLELVRLSEFAHHFPWQLSGGMQQRVAIARALSADPKILFMDEPLGALDEMNRERLQGELLRIWSDTRTTVVFVTHSISEAVFLSSRIMVMSPRPGRIAASIDVDLPYPRSAATRTTPEYFKKITEVRSALHGMSVAQDAP; from the coding sequence ATGCCTGAATCCGCAATCATCAGTGTCAGCGGCGTCACGAAGCAGTTCAACAGCGGGACAGACCGTTCTGTAACGGCGCTGACGGACATTGACCTGTCCATCGCCGAAGGCGAGTTCGTGTCACTGCTGGGTCCGAGCGGCTGCGGGAAGAGCACGCTCCTGCGGATCTTGGCGGACCTCACCCAACCCACCAGCGGTTCCGTGAGTTTGAACGGCAAAACACCCGACACCGCACGGCGAGACCGTGACTACGGGATGGTCTTCCAGCAGGCCGGCCTGTTCGACTGGCGAAACGTCCAGCGCAACGTGGAGTTGCCGCTTCAGGTCGCCGGCGTGGCCAAGCGGACTCGGCGGGCCAAGGCCACGTCCATGCTCGAACTCGTCCGCCTGTCCGAGTTCGCTCACCACTTCCCGTGGCAGCTTTCCGGCGGCATGCAGCAGCGAGTGGCGATCGCCCGGGCACTGTCCGCGGATCCGAAGATCCTTTTCATGGACGAACCACTTGGCGCACTTGACGAGATGAACCGGGAACGCCTTCAGGGGGAGCTCCTCCGGATCTGGTCCGACACGAGGACGACCGTCGTCTTCGTGACGCACAGCATCTCAGAGGCCGTGTTCCTGTCGTCGCGGATCATGGTGATGTCCCCTCGTCCTGGGCGGATCGCCGCCAGCATCGACGTCGATCTGCCGTACCCGCGTTCCGCCGCCACACGCACGACACCCGAGTACTTCAAAAAGATCACTGAGGTCAGGTCCGCTCTGCATGGCATGTCAGTCGCCCAGGACGCGCCATGA
- a CDS encoding ABC transporter permease yields MSVRTGSRRSMPITAGRAGATIRRGLPVLVTAVVILGAWQLVVRLFQVPSFILPAPSEIASALSSQLPTILSASNITVKAVLLGLVLGSVAGVLVALVVSRFHKVSGPVLAMAVIVNCAPIVALAPIFNNWFGVTNIASKAGVASVMVFFPVLVNTARGLLQVSPLHLELMESLAAQPRQISLMLRLPNALPYLFNALKLGSTLAVIGVIVTEYFGGPSNALGVYIAYQAALPRFAEAWAGIFVASLLGLAMFGLMSLLERLLMPWHESIHSDEA; encoded by the coding sequence ATGAGCGTCCGTACGGGAAGCAGGCGTTCGATGCCGATCACCGCTGGGCGGGCCGGGGCGACCATCAGGCGAGGACTGCCGGTCCTGGTCACCGCGGTCGTCATCCTGGGCGCCTGGCAGCTTGTGGTGCGGCTGTTCCAGGTCCCGTCGTTCATCCTGCCCGCGCCGAGTGAAATCGCCTCAGCGCTGTCATCGCAGCTCCCGACGATCCTCTCGGCCTCGAATATCACCGTTAAGGCGGTCCTACTCGGCCTCGTTCTCGGGTCCGTCGCCGGCGTCCTCGTCGCGCTGGTGGTCAGCCGCTTTCACAAGGTGTCGGGCCCGGTTCTGGCGATGGCCGTGATCGTCAACTGCGCTCCCATCGTCGCGCTGGCGCCGATCTTCAACAACTGGTTCGGCGTGACCAATATCGCCTCCAAGGCCGGCGTCGCATCGGTCATGGTGTTCTTTCCCGTCCTGGTCAACACGGCCAGGGGTCTGCTCCAGGTCTCACCGCTGCACCTGGAGCTCATGGAGTCGCTGGCGGCACAACCGCGGCAGATCTCCCTGATGTTGCGACTCCCCAACGCGTTGCCCTATCTCTTCAACGCGCTCAAGCTCGGGTCCACCCTGGCCGTCATCGGCGTCATCGTGACCGAGTACTTCGGGGGGCCAAGCAATGCGCTCGGGGTGTACATCGCCTATCAGGCGGCCTTGCCGCGCTTCGCCGAAGCATGGGCAGGGATCTTCGTAGCCAGCCTGCTCGGGCTCGCGATGTTCGGACTGATGTCGCTGCTCGAACGTCTTTTGATGCCCTGGCACGAGTCGATTCACAGCGACGAGGCGTGA
- a CDS encoding ABC transporter substrate-binding protein produces the protein MPRSLRRLARPRVNRRVVGALVVAATLSLSACGMSEEAPVSGSGAENTASCQTRTPVRLVLQWVAQSQFAGYYAAKDKGYYADECLDVTIQEGGVNIVPQQVLSAGNAEFAVSHVTKTMVTREQGADLVNIGQVFQRGAYLQVAWADSGIKQLADLKGKKVGSWGFGNELVLFAAMRGSGVDPDKDVTVVQQPFDMSLLLKREVDAAQAKIYNEYAQLLETINPKTGALYKPEDFSAISLQDAGYTSLEDGIYARGDWLAQDANKDIAVKFLKATYKGWGFCRDDLAGCVEVVLNNGSALGKGHQTWMLNEVNKLVWPSPAGIGTIDQKAWDQTIKIAVDAKVLKADPGEGAFRGDLTEKADQELKAEGFDVTGDGYKPETVELTAGGK, from the coding sequence ATGCCCCGCTCCCTTCGGCGCCTCGCGCGCCCACGAGTCAATCGCCGCGTCGTCGGCGCCTTGGTGGTCGCCGCCACGCTCTCCCTGTCCGCCTGTGGCATGTCGGAGGAGGCCCCGGTGTCCGGATCCGGCGCGGAGAACACCGCGTCGTGCCAGACGCGAACCCCGGTCAGGCTCGTCCTCCAGTGGGTGGCGCAGTCGCAGTTCGCCGGCTACTACGCCGCCAAGGACAAGGGCTACTACGCCGACGAGTGTCTCGATGTGACCATCCAGGAGGGTGGCGTCAACATCGTGCCGCAGCAGGTGTTGTCGGCGGGCAACGCGGAGTTCGCGGTCAGCCACGTCACCAAGACGATGGTCACCCGGGAGCAGGGAGCCGACCTCGTCAACATCGGCCAGGTGTTCCAGCGCGGTGCTTACCTGCAGGTCGCCTGGGCGGACTCGGGCATCAAGCAGCTCGCGGACCTCAAGGGCAAGAAGGTGGGCAGCTGGGGGTTCGGCAACGAGCTGGTGTTGTTCGCGGCGATGAGGGGCTCCGGCGTCGACCCGGACAAGGACGTCACCGTCGTGCAGCAGCCGTTCGACATGTCGCTGCTGCTGAAGCGGGAGGTCGACGCGGCCCAGGCCAAGATCTACAACGAGTACGCCCAGCTTCTGGAGACCATCAACCCCAAGACCGGTGCGCTGTACAAGCCGGAGGACTTCTCGGCCATCAGCCTTCAGGACGCGGGATACACGAGCCTTGAGGACGGTATCTACGCGCGTGGCGACTGGCTGGCCCAGGATGCCAACAAGGACATCGCCGTGAAGTTCCTCAAGGCGACGTACAAGGGCTGGGGCTTCTGCCGGGACGACCTGGCCGGCTGTGTCGAGGTCGTCCTCAACAACGGCAGCGCGCTCGGCAAGGGCCACCAGACGTGGATGCTGAACGAGGTCAACAAGCTCGTGTGGCCTTCACCTGCCGGTATCGGGACCATCGACCAGAAGGCATGGGACCAGACCATCAAGATCGCAGTCGACGCCAAGGTGCTCAAGGCCGACCCCGGTGAGGGCGCCTTCCGCGGGGACCTCACCGAGAAGGCGGACCAGGAACTGAAGGCGGAGGGATTCGACGTCACCGGCGATGGCTACAAGCCGGAGACCGTAGAGCTAACCGCCGGAGGCAAGTAG
- a CDS encoding IclR family transcriptional regulator, with translation MAPSEAGLVRRTIWLLRAVAAHPEGVGLSEVAREAGIPKATCYRVLTVLERESWLTLDPDTRRYRVSLGLLSIVGGLLDSDGAYGHMRGVLRQLAEETKETSGFDVLLAPNVMVVAQVSGPSLIGQTLKPVPRTQPVWATSTGKVLLAALDPEAVRTDFAAEFSEKAPEELGGLDAFIESLGSVRRNGYALAYDELEVGAASVAAPVRVRDSTPYAVWIGGPTYRITRDRIDSVAESVIKAARGLSELLSVTDIILPSALTGR, from the coding sequence ATGGCACCAAGTGAAGCGGGACTTGTCCGCCGGACTATCTGGCTGCTTCGTGCCGTGGCCGCCCACCCGGAGGGCGTCGGGCTCAGCGAGGTCGCCAGGGAGGCCGGCATCCCCAAGGCGACGTGCTACCGCGTGCTCACCGTCCTCGAACGGGAGAGCTGGCTGACACTTGATCCGGACACTCGGCGTTATCGGGTCTCACTCGGCCTTCTCTCGATCGTCGGGGGACTGCTGGACAGCGACGGCGCCTACGGTCACATGCGCGGCGTCCTGCGGCAGCTCGCCGAGGAGACCAAGGAGACCTCCGGGTTCGACGTGCTCCTGGCGCCCAACGTCATGGTCGTCGCACAGGTTTCGGGGCCCTCGCTGATCGGGCAGACGCTCAAGCCCGTCCCGCGGACCCAGCCTGTGTGGGCGACCTCGACCGGCAAGGTTCTGCTCGCCGCCCTCGATCCGGAGGCGGTGCGGACGGATTTCGCAGCCGAGTTCTCGGAGAAGGCGCCCGAGGAGCTGGGAGGTCTGGACGCGTTCATCGAGTCGCTGGGCTCGGTGCGCCGCAACGGCTACGCCCTCGCCTACGACGAGCTCGAAGTCGGCGCGGCATCCGTGGCCGCGCCAGTACGGGTCCGGGACTCGACGCCCTACGCGGTGTGGATCGGCGGCCCCACCTATCGCATCACGCGTGACCGTATCGATTCGGTGGCGGAGTCAGTGATCAAGGCCGCTCGAGGGCTGAGTGAACTGCTGAGCGTCACAGACATCATCCTGCCGAGTGCCCTGACCGGGCGCTAG
- a CDS encoding NAD-dependent succinate-semialdehyde dehydrogenase has protein sequence MTSLTDTIAAAESIADSVPKGVFVGGEWRGSDSGAVLAVDDPGTGRTIAEVADAGVEDGLAALSAAADAQASWAATPPRERGEILRRAFEQILVRGDDLARLMTLEMGKPLAESQAEVAYAAEFFRWFSEEAVRIDGGYLVAPGGGSRVVVTRQPVGPSLLVTPWNFPMAMGTRKIGPALAAGCTVVVKPARQTPLSMLALVGILQDAGLPSGVVNVFTTSRSGEVTSALLRDSRLRKLSFTGSTEVGRTLLAQCSDKVLRTSMELGGNAPFIVFDDADLDLAVEGAVQAKMRNIGEACTAANRFYVQRGVARDFSEALAKRLGSLTVGHGLDPSTQVGPLIDRGALAGVAGLVDEARAAGAEVLTGGEALAGDGNFYRPTVLAGVPHGVRTVREEIFGPVAPIITFDEEDDAVAMANDTEYGLAAYVFTERLDRGLRVCERLESGMVGLNQGVISNPAAPFGGVKQSGLGREGGRVGIDEYLEVKYMSIRAPW, from the coding sequence ATGACATCTCTTACCGACACGATCGCCGCGGCCGAAAGCATTGCCGACAGTGTGCCGAAAGGCGTGTTCGTCGGCGGCGAGTGGCGTGGGTCCGACTCCGGCGCCGTGCTTGCCGTCGACGACCCCGGCACCGGCCGGACGATCGCCGAGGTCGCCGACGCCGGGGTCGAGGACGGTCTGGCGGCTCTCTCGGCCGCTGCCGACGCGCAGGCGTCCTGGGCCGCCACGCCACCTCGTGAACGAGGGGAGATCCTGCGACGGGCGTTCGAGCAGATCCTCGTCCGCGGGGACGATCTCGCGCGGCTCATGACGCTGGAGATGGGTAAGCCGCTGGCCGAATCGCAAGCCGAGGTCGCGTACGCGGCCGAGTTCTTCCGGTGGTTCTCGGAGGAGGCCGTCCGCATCGACGGCGGCTACCTGGTCGCCCCCGGCGGCGGGTCGCGCGTGGTCGTGACCCGGCAGCCGGTCGGCCCCAGCCTGCTGGTGACCCCGTGGAACTTTCCCATGGCGATGGGCACTCGCAAGATCGGGCCCGCGCTCGCGGCCGGTTGCACGGTGGTGGTCAAGCCGGCACGACAGACACCGCTGTCGATGCTCGCGCTGGTGGGGATCCTCCAGGATGCCGGCCTGCCGTCCGGGGTGGTCAACGTCTTCACCACATCGAGGTCGGGAGAGGTGACGTCGGCGCTGCTGCGCGATTCGCGACTGCGCAAGCTTTCGTTCACCGGTTCAACGGAGGTCGGCCGCACTCTGCTCGCGCAGTGCTCGGACAAGGTGCTGCGCACGTCAATGGAGCTCGGTGGGAACGCGCCGTTCATCGTCTTCGACGACGCCGACCTCGATCTGGCGGTCGAGGGCGCGGTTCAGGCCAAGATGCGCAACATCGGTGAGGCATGCACGGCCGCGAACAGGTTCTACGTCCAGAGGGGAGTCGCCCGGGACTTCAGCGAGGCGCTCGCCAAACGGCTGGGCTCGTTGACCGTGGGCCATGGTCTCGACCCGTCGACGCAGGTGGGCCCCCTGATCGACCGGGGCGCCCTCGCCGGCGTGGCCGGGCTGGTCGACGAGGCACGAGCCGCCGGAGCCGAAGTGCTGACCGGCGGTGAGGCGCTGGCCGGCGACGGCAACTTCTACCGGCCGACCGTCCTCGCCGGGGTGCCCCACGGCGTCCGGACCGTTCGCGAGGAGATCTTCGGCCCGGTCGCGCCGATCATCACCTTCGACGAGGAGGACGACGCGGTCGCCATGGCCAACGACACGGAGTACGGCCTCGCGGCGTACGTCTTCACGGAACGCCTCGACCGGGGGCTGCGCGTCTGCGAGCGCCTTGAGAGCGGCATGGTCGGCCTCAACCAGGGCGTGATCTCCAACCCGGCGGCTCCCTTCGGCGGGGTCAAGCAATCCGGTCTGGGGCGTGAGGGCGGCCGGGTCGGGATAGACGAGTACCTCGAGGTCAAGTACATGTCCATCAGGGCGCCGTGGTGA
- a CDS encoding nitrilase family protein — protein MTEFILAGVQLRPRFGDVAGNIERSSEWITKAAEAGARLVVLPEASSAGYVFADRAEALRYAEDVPGGPACSAWAALARRHHLWIVAGVTEREGGRPYNSAVLIGPDGHVGTFRKAHLWNDEKVVYGRNEAGFPVFDTPLGRIGVGICYDAWFPETFRSAALQGADLIVLPSNWVPVPGQPADVPAMATLMCMTGAHSNQSYVAGVSRVGVERGQEFVGRSVIVGPDGWILAGPASNDGEEMLLAEIDLIGSREARHGNPFNQPLADRRPDLYVTRDARCAQDGRRD, from the coding sequence GTGACCGAGTTCATCCTCGCGGGCGTGCAGTTGCGCCCGCGCTTCGGTGACGTCGCCGGCAACATCGAGCGATCGTCGGAGTGGATCACCAAAGCAGCCGAGGCCGGTGCGCGGCTCGTCGTCCTTCCCGAGGCGTCCTCCGCCGGGTACGTCTTCGCGGACCGTGCCGAGGCCCTTCGGTACGCCGAGGACGTACCCGGCGGACCGGCCTGCTCAGCCTGGGCCGCACTCGCCCGGAGGCACCATCTCTGGATCGTCGCCGGTGTCACCGAACGGGAAGGCGGCCGGCCGTACAACTCGGCCGTGCTGATAGGCCCGGACGGGCACGTCGGGACGTTCCGCAAGGCCCATCTCTGGAACGACGAGAAGGTCGTCTACGGCCGCAACGAGGCGGGGTTTCCGGTTTTCGACACGCCGCTGGGACGGATCGGGGTGGGGATCTGCTACGACGCGTGGTTCCCCGAGACCTTCCGCAGCGCGGCTCTCCAAGGCGCCGACCTGATCGTTCTTCCCTCGAACTGGGTCCCCGTGCCGGGCCAGCCGGCCGATGTGCCGGCCATGGCCACCCTCATGTGCATGACCGGTGCGCACAGCAACCAGTCCTATGTCGCGGGCGTGAGCCGGGTGGGTGTCGAGCGTGGCCAGGAGTTCGTCGGGAGATCGGTGATCGTCGGCCCTGACGGCTGGATCCTCGCGGGTCCCGCGAGCAACGACGGCGAAGAGATGTTGCTCGCCGAGATCGACCTCATCGGGTCGCGAGAAGCCCGGCACGGCAACCCGTTCAACCAGCCGCTGGCGGACCGCCGCCCTGATCTCTACGTGACCCGCGACGCGCGGTGTGCCCAGGACGGTCGACGGGACTGA
- a CDS encoding amino acid synthesis family protein produces the protein MSIQVRKIIKHLEETMLENGRPVERPHRVAFVGAVIANPYPSEYVEDLVTLADELGEEIGQLVGPACVDLLGDEVEAFGKAALVGIDGEVEHGSALIHNLRFGNVFRKAAGGTELLPAAEKVGLPGSPIDIPLKHKLDSKTRSHHQTVTFQVSDVPRPREILVICAAANAGRPLARLAVFGAETKTQ, from the coding sequence GTGAGCATCCAGGTCCGCAAGATCATCAAGCATCTCGAAGAGACCATGCTTGAGAACGGGCGCCCGGTCGAACGCCCGCATCGGGTCGCATTCGTCGGTGCGGTGATCGCCAACCCATACCCGAGCGAGTACGTCGAGGACCTGGTGACGCTCGCTGACGAGCTGGGCGAGGAGATCGGGCAACTTGTCGGCCCGGCCTGCGTGGACCTGCTCGGTGACGAGGTGGAGGCGTTCGGCAAGGCGGCGCTCGTCGGCATCGACGGTGAGGTCGAGCACGGCTCGGCCCTGATCCACAACCTCCGGTTCGGCAACGTCTTCCGCAAGGCGGCCGGCGGCACCGAACTTCTGCCCGCCGCCGAGAAGGTCGGTCTCCCAGGCAGCCCCATCGACATCCCGCTCAAGCACAAGCTCGACTCGAAGACCCGATCGCACCATCAGACGGTGACCTTCCAGGTGTCCGACGTCCCTCGCCCCCGCGAGATCCTCGTGATCTGCGCGGCCGCCAACGCCGGTCGTCCCCTGGCCCGCCTGGCCGTGTTCGGCGCCGAGACGAAGACCCAGTGA
- a CDS encoding aminotransferase class III-fold pyridoxal phosphate-dependent enzyme gives MTVIDAQTWTGRRVKEADKEYVIHSWSVQGALDPIPVAGGSGSWFWDYEGRKYLDFQSQLVNLNLGHQHPRLVEAIRSQAEQLCYIGPGFAERSRAELAEMLAGLTPGDLKMSFFTTGGAAANENAVRLARHVTGRQKIVARYRSYHGATAGAIALTGDPRRWAAEPGMTGVVRMLDPYTYRCPAGHPDPCPVCSGGPHLEEILQYENPNTVAAVIVEPVTGTNGLLYPPDGYLRSLREVCDRYGILLIFDEVMSGFGRTGEWFACDHWAVAPDILTTAKGLNSGYIPLGAMTVSEKISDWLRDNMFWGGLTYAGHPLACASGVASLRIMQDEGVVENARLMGRRLGEGLASLADRHPSIGDIRGRGLFYGVELVKDRATREPLVPFNAKGPAAAPVSRMLKAAMERGLYLTANFNVLRLTPPLIIRESEIDLALDVLDEVLTLADEHYTG, from the coding sequence ATGACCGTCATCGACGCGCAGACGTGGACCGGCCGGCGTGTGAAGGAGGCCGACAAGGAGTACGTCATTCACTCCTGGTCGGTCCAGGGCGCGCTCGACCCCATTCCGGTTGCCGGAGGCTCGGGCTCCTGGTTCTGGGACTACGAAGGCCGCAAGTACCTCGACTTCCAATCGCAACTGGTCAATCTCAACCTCGGACACCAGCACCCGAGGCTGGTCGAGGCCATTCGCAGCCAGGCTGAACAGCTGTGCTACATCGGCCCCGGTTTCGCCGAGCGGTCCCGGGCGGAGCTGGCCGAGATGCTGGCCGGGCTGACGCCCGGTGACCTGAAGATGAGCTTCTTCACCACCGGTGGTGCGGCAGCCAACGAGAACGCCGTGCGCCTCGCCCGGCACGTGACCGGCCGCCAGAAGATCGTGGCTCGCTACCGCTCCTATCACGGGGCGACCGCGGGGGCCATCGCGCTGACCGGGGACCCGCGTCGCTGGGCGGCGGAGCCGGGCATGACCGGCGTGGTGCGGATGCTCGATCCGTACACGTACCGCTGTCCCGCGGGCCACCCCGACCCGTGCCCTGTCTGCTCGGGGGGACCGCACCTGGAGGAGATCCTCCAGTACGAGAACCCCAACACCGTGGCCGCCGTGATCGTCGAGCCGGTGACCGGAACGAACGGACTTCTGTACCCGCCTGACGGATACCTCCGCTCCCTTCGGGAGGTCTGCGACCGGTACGGCATCCTGCTCATCTTCGACGAGGTCATGTCGGGATTCGGCCGGACGGGCGAATGGTTCGCCTGCGACCACTGGGCCGTCGCCCCGGACATCCTCACCACCGCGAAGGGGCTCAACTCCGGTTACATCCCGCTGGGTGCGATGACCGTGTCAGAGAAGATCTCCGACTGGTTGCGTGACAACATGTTCTGGGGCGGTCTCACCTACGCGGGACACCCGCTCGCCTGTGCCTCCGGTGTCGCCTCTCTGCGCATCATGCAGGACGAGGGTGTCGTCGAGAACGCCCGGCTCATGGGCCGGCGGCTTGGCGAAGGGCTGGCGTCCCTGGCGGACAGGCATCCGAGCATCGGTGACATTCGTGGCCGTGGCCTCTTCTACGGAGTCGAGCTCGTCAAGGACCGGGCGACGCGCGAACCGCTCGTGCCGTTCAACGCCAAGGGCCCCGCGGCCGCACCGGTGAGTCGCATGCTCAAGGCGGCGATGGAGCGTGGCCTGTACCTCACGGCGAACTTCAACGTGCTGCGCCTGACCCCGCCCCTGATCATCCGCGAGTCGGAGATCGACCTGGCTCTCGACGTGCTGGACGAGGTGCTCACGCTGGCCGACGAGCACTACACCGGCTGA
- the hydA gene encoding dihydropyrimidinase, with protein MGSTLIKGGTVVNADAAVRADVLVRDGLVVALGFGDGWSADEVIDATGKLILPGGIDVHTHLEYPIDGFTTRTADDFHSGTIAAAHGGTTTVIDFVKKEPDKSLLDSYMRRRDVAAEKAVVDFGLHAIVPPRDQQENVLDDLRRLAGEGASSWKFFMAYPGTQMVDDGQLLEGFELAVEYGVLPMVHAENGHMVARETRLLIESGRTAENYHATAHGHDSEAEAVHRAIVLADSVGSPLYVVHVSSATAAAEIGQARGRGSLVWGETCPQYLAVAYEDYAELGEKAAAYLCSPPIRERGNQEGLWQALTVGALSTVATDHAGFCLEQPDDLPPQKLRSPGYFPKVPNGVPGVEDRLMVLWETGVKTGRIDMCRFVDLVATRPAKLFGLFPHKGLVAVGADADLLVWDPAADHVITTAGSHMRTDYNLYDGMRVTGRPVHVFSRGHHLVNDGAFDGKPGRGSFLTRGKPHLF; from the coding sequence ATGGGATCGACGCTCATCAAAGGCGGTACCGTCGTCAACGCCGACGCCGCCGTCCGGGCCGATGTTCTGGTGCGCGACGGTCTCGTTGTCGCGCTCGGGTTCGGCGACGGCTGGTCGGCCGACGAGGTCATCGACGCGACCGGGAAACTCATCCTCCCCGGCGGGATCGATGTGCACACGCATCTGGAATACCCGATCGACGGCTTCACGACCCGAACGGCGGACGACTTCCACAGCGGCACGATCGCGGCCGCACACGGCGGGACGACGACGGTCATCGATTTCGTGAAGAAGGAGCCCGACAAGTCCCTCCTCGACTCATATATGCGTCGCCGGGACGTGGCCGCTGAGAAGGCCGTCGTCGACTTCGGGTTGCACGCCATAGTGCCGCCACGTGACCAGCAGGAGAACGTGCTGGACGACTTGCGCCGCCTGGCAGGAGAGGGCGCGTCGAGCTGGAAGTTCTTCATGGCCTACCCCGGCACGCAGATGGTCGACGACGGCCAACTGCTCGAAGGCTTCGAACTCGCGGTCGAGTACGGCGTGCTGCCGATGGTGCATGCCGAGAACGGCCACATGGTGGCCCGAGAGACCCGCCTGCTGATCGAGAGCGGACGTACCGCGGAGAATTACCACGCCACGGCGCACGGCCACGACTCCGAAGCCGAAGCGGTGCATCGGGCGATCGTCCTGGCGGACTCCGTCGGCAGTCCCCTCTACGTGGTGCATGTCTCCAGCGCGACGGCCGCGGCGGAGATCGGCCAGGCGAGGGGGCGGGGCTCACTGGTGTGGGGGGAGACGTGCCCGCAGTATCTCGCGGTCGCGTACGAGGACTACGCCGAGCTTGGCGAGAAAGCCGCCGCTTACCTCTGCTCGCCGCCGATCCGGGAGCGCGGCAACCAGGAGGGCCTGTGGCAGGCGCTCACCGTGGGGGCGCTGTCGACGGTGGCCACCGACCACGCGGGTTTCTGCCTGGAGCAACCCGACGATCTCCCCCCGCAGAAACTGCGAAGCCCCGGGTACTTCCCGAAGGTTCCCAACGGGGTTCCGGGAGTCGAGGACCGGCTCATGGTTCTCTGGGAGACAGGAGTCAAGACGGGCCGGATTGACATGTGCAGGTTCGTCGACCTTGTGGCGACGCGTCCGGCCAAGTTGTTCGGACTCTTCCCACACAAGGGTCTGGTAGCCGTGGGTGCGGACGCCGACCTCCTCGTGTGGGATCCCGCGGCGGACCACGTCATCACCACGGCGGGTTCGCACATGCGCACGGACTACAACCTCTATGACGGCATGCGGGTGACCGGACGACCGGTCCACGTGTTCTCCCGCGGCCATCACCTCGTCAACGACGGAGCCTTCGACGGGAAGCCCGGTCGCGGATCCTTCCTTACCCGGGGCAAGCCCCACCTCTTCTGA